From the genome of Leishmania braziliensis MHOM/BR/75/M2904 complete genome, chromosome 26, one region includes:
- a CDS encoding putative ribosomal protein L38, translating to MPREIKTLKEFLAVCSRKDARCVKVKRNPSATKFKVRCSRYLYTLVVNDKKKADKIERSIHPSVKKIAVTARSHAKTNAGTKQ from the coding sequence ATGCCACGTGAGATCAAGACCCTGAAGGAGTTCCTCGCCGTCTGCTCCCGCAAGGATGCGCGGTGTGTGAAGGTGAAGCGCAACCCGAGCGCCACCAAGTTCAAGGTCCGGTGCAGCCGCTACCTCTACACACTGGTCGTGAACGACAAGAAGAAGGCCGACAAGATCGAGCGCTCCATCCACCCGTCTGTAAAGAAGATCGCCGTGACGGCGCGCTCGCACGCCAAGACGAACGCTGGCACCAAGCAGTAA
- a CDS encoding putative GDP-mannose 4,6 dehydratase gives MNSNETAVTDADAPSSSTPPQAGTAPLPRITTADLSEHPALVIAHGEAHVHDLLHHLPGHRILVTGGCGFIGSAFIRHLLVYAPATVHIFNLDTLEYCAGVDAVLGALSATGDADRATLGGDTSASEDQSTTAASCPSSNAGSPVSRYHFIPGSILDATLVLDALRTHRIDVIVHMAAQTHVENSFSKSLLFTKVNVVGTHTLLECAREYGQLTRFLHISTDEVYGETPATVRPADETSTVLRPTNPYAATKAAAEHLVSSYHHSFRLPVLISRSNNVFGPGQYPEKVIPRFITCALRQERLPIQGDGHHQRSFLYIEDVVRALSTILVRGTVGEVYNIAGEEELSVHEVAQRVVACIAGADHDKVRAASRAEFDASYVRYVADRAYNDARYCSDKEKLAALGWTQQVSFGEGLHRTVSWYRGHPLEAGGYWKGGSGAGATASCSGSPSC, from the coding sequence ATGAACTCGAACGAAACGGCAGTTACTGACGCTGATGCGCCGTCATCGAGCACGCCTCCCCAGGCTGGTACAGCGCCACTCCCCAGgatcaccaccgccgacctCAGCGAACACCCTGCGCTGGTGATTGCGCACGGTGAAGCCCACGTGCACGACCTTCTCCATCACTTGCCAGGCCATCGCATACTTGTCACTGGCGGTTGTGGCTTTATCGGTAGCGCCTTCATCCGCCATCTGCTTGTCTACGCTCCCGCAACGGTGCACATCTTCAACCTGGACACGCTCGAGTACTGTGCGGGCGTTGACGCGGTCCTTGGAGCTCTCTCTGCAACCGGAGATGCCGATCGCGCAACCTTGGGCGGTGACACGTCAGCGTCAGAGGATCAGAGCACTACTGCCGCCTCCTGCCCCTCGTCCAATGCCGGTTCACCGGTATCCCGTTACCATTTTATCCCCGGCTCTATCCTGGATGCGACTCTCGTGCTGGACGCGCTGCGCACCCATCGTATTGACGTCATTGTTCACATGgctgcacagacgcacgtTGAAAACAGCTTCTCCAAGAGCCTCCTTTTCACGAAGGTGAACGTTGtgggcacgcacacgctaCTCGAATGCGCGCGGGAGTACGGCCAGCTGACTCGCTTCTTACACATTAGCACGGACGAGGTGTACGGTGAAACCCCAGCGACAGTGCGACCAGCCGACGAGACAtcgacggtgctgcgcccAACGAATCCATACGCAGCGACAAAGGCCGCAGCGGAGCACCTTGTCTCCTCCTATCATCACTCGTTCAGGCTTCCTGTGCTCATCTCGCGCAGCAACAATGTGTTCGGGCCCGGACAGTATCCTGAGAAGGTGATTCCACGCTTCATCACATGTGCGCTACGTCAGGAGCGGCTGCCAATCCAGGGAGATGGCCACCATCAGCGCAGCTTTCTCTACATTGAGGACGTGGTCAGAGCACTGTCAACCATCCTCGTGCGCGGCACTGTCGGTGAGGTCTACAACATCGCTGGTGAGGAGGAGTTGTCCGTGCACGAGGTGGCACAGCGAGTTGTCGCATGTATCGCCGGTGCTGACCACGACAAAGTGCGCGCTGCCTCTCGTGCGGAGTTCGATGCCTCCTATGTGCGCTACGTAGCGGATCGCGCCTACAATGATGCGCGATACTGCAGCGACAAAGAGAAGCTGGCGGCTCTGGGTTGGACGCAGCAGGTCTCGTTCGGAGAGGGGCTGCACCGCACTGTCAGCTGGTATCGTGGTCATCCTTTGGAGGCTGGCGGGTACTGGAAAGGTGGGAGTGGGGCTGGTGCCACAGCCTCTTGTAGCGGCTCTCCGTCTTGTTGA
- a CDS encoding putative kynureninase — MRNAAAETLLSTVSATGMALTEDGFAEHMDSVDPLREHRSSYHIPKMRDGTAFSYCAGNAMGLQHIHVEASVEVFLKKWREQAVGGPCMQPTPWPEIGQMCVKDMAAIVGAKDTEVTIMNTLTVNLHLLLTAFYRTQGSKRKLMIAPHSFPSDGYCLLSLLETRGLNPGEDVIKITAPGTRDWSDPATVIPTEAFLSVIEKRGDETAVLVVSAVQYLTGQWFDIPAIVKAARAKKIIVGVDCSHAVGNVPLHLHDWDVDFAYWCTCKYLNSGPGSLSGLFVHNKHTPCTIPLECLNGLWSSDIKSCFSEHRRFEPAPGASPLQISTPSAACHVILAPSLKLMASVGMEAIRQKSLLLTAYLELLVSELIPPGCIDVVTPANPNQRGAQLSLRILPNKLKLCQEAVSEYECGAGGAAETDDTALLQRQLLDKGVIIDMCSPDMVSIAPAPMYNSFADVLRVVRTLASLF; from the coding sequence ATGCgcaacgcagcggcagagacgCTCTTGAGCACCGTCAGTGCCACCGGGATGGCCCTGACGGAGGACGGCTTTGCGGAGCACATGGACAGCGTCGACCCGCTTCGTGAGCACCGCAGCTCGTATCACATTCCTAAGATGCGCGATGGCACCGCCTTCTCCTACTGTGCCGGGAACGCCATGGGGCTGCAGCACATCCATGTGGAGGCCTCCGTCGAGGTCTTCCTCAAAAAGTGGCGCGAGCAGGCGGTGGGTGGGCCCTGCATGCAGCCCACGCCATGGCCCGAGATTGGTCAAATGTGCGTCAAGGACATGGCTGCCATCGTCGGTGCCAAGGACACGGAGGTGACCATCATGAACACCCTCACAGTGAACCTACATCTTCTCCTGACCGCCTTCTACCGCACTCAGGGTAGCAAGAGGAAGCTCATGATTGCACCTCATAGTTTTCCGAGCGACGGCTACTGCCTCCTCTCGCTACTCGAGACGCGCGGACTGAACCCCGGCGAAGACGTTATCAAGATCACGGCACCAGGCACTAGGGACTGGAGCGATCCCGCTACCGTCATCCCGACGGAGGCGTTCCTCTCCGTGATAGAGAAGCGCGGTGACGAAACGGCCGTGCTCGTTGTGTCAGCCGTGCAATACCTCACCGGCCAGTGGTTCGACATCCCCGCCATCGtgaaggcggcgcgcgccAAGAAGATCATCGTCGGCGTTGACTGTTCCCACGCCGTAGGCAacgtgccgctgcaccttcATGACTGGGACGTCGATTTTGCATACTGGTGCACATGCAAGTACCTGAACAGTGGCCCTGGCAGCCTCAGCGGTCTTTTCGTTCACAACAAGCACACGCCTTGCACCATCCCGCTCGAGTGCCTGAACGGATTGTGGAGCAGTGACATCAAGAGTTGCTTCTCGGAGCACCGCAGATTTGAGCCGGCGCCAGGTgcctcgccgctgcagatTAGCACTCCATCAGCGGCATGCCACGTGATTCTGGCGCCGTCACTGAAGCTGATGGCGTCGGTTGGGATGGAGGCGATCCGGCAGAAGTCGTTGCTGCTTACAGCCTACCTGGAGCTGCTTGTGAGCGAACTCATACCTCCGGGCTGCATCGATGTTGTGACACCAGCAAACCCGAACCAGCGCGGCGCCCAGCTCTCGCTCCGCATTCTTCCAAATAAACTGAAGTTATGCCAAGAGGCTGTGTCAGAGTATGAGTGTGGCGCCGGTGGGGCTGCCGAGACGGACGACAccgccctgctgcagcgtcagctGCTCGACAAAGGTGTCATAATTGACATGTGTTCCCCAGACATGGTCTCCATAGCTCCGGCGCCCATGTACAACAGCTTTGCCGACGTCCTTCGTGTCGTGCGCACTCTTGCTTCCCTCTTCTAG